From the Proteiniborus ethanoligenes genome, one window contains:
- a CDS encoding ribonucleoside triphosphate reductase: MITRVQKRNGDIVDFDMGKIENAIFAAAKSVGGDDRSIAKKLANMVVNIVTEAFGASIPTVEDIQDIVEKVLIEEGHAKTAKAYILYRRKHEELRDTKNLFMDAETLVDEYVSLDDWRINENANMGFSLQGLNNHIVESITKKYWLNKIYRKELRDPHIKGDLHIHDLGLLAPYCCGWDLEALLNEGFKGASGKIESSPAKHLQSFLGQIVNWLYTLQGEAAGAQAVSSLDTYVAPFIYYDGLDYDDVKKAVQSFVFNLNIPTRVGFQTPFTNITLDITPHPMLKNMEVIIGGKRMDKTYGEFQKEMDMFNKAYCEVMMEGDGAGRSFSFPIPTINITKDFPWDSEVANSIMEMTRKFGTPYFANFVNSDLDPEDVRSMCCRLRLDNRELRRRGGGLFGANPLTGSINVVTLNMGRIGYTAKSVEEFKRRVRELMEISKEICETKRKVLERYMDVGLYPYSKFYLQAIKDAEGEYFKNHFSTIGLNGMNEACVNLLGKDITTEEGKEFAIDIMEFMNRVIQIFQEETGSLWNLEASPAEGAAYRFARMDKRMYPKIYTQGGDEPYYTNSTQLPVDHTKDIFEAIEHQDKLQTLYTGGTVLHGFIGEEIDSPETVKLLLKRAFENSRIPYLTITPTYSICPDHGYLKGEQFTCPECSKETEVWTRVVGFHRPVQSWNKGKKEEYKDRVEFDTEESLNDKNYTVKKAI; the protein is encoded by the coding sequence ATGATAACTAGGGTACAGAAAAGAAACGGAGATATTGTCGATTTTGATATGGGGAAAATTGAAAACGCAATATTTGCAGCAGCAAAGTCAGTTGGTGGGGATGATAGAAGTATAGCAAAGAAATTGGCTAATATGGTTGTTAATATAGTAACAGAAGCATTTGGAGCAAGCATACCTACTGTAGAAGATATACAGGATATAGTAGAGAAGGTTTTAATAGAAGAAGGTCATGCTAAGACTGCAAAGGCCTATATATTATATAGAAGAAAGCATGAAGAATTGAGAGATACTAAAAATCTCTTTATGGATGCGGAGACATTAGTTGACGAATATGTGTCATTAGATGATTGGCGAATCAATGAAAATGCAAATATGGGCTTTAGCTTACAGGGTCTTAACAATCATATTGTAGAATCTATTACAAAAAAATATTGGCTAAATAAAATATACAGAAAAGAATTAAGAGACCCTCATATAAAAGGTGATTTACATATTCATGATTTAGGGCTTTTAGCTCCTTATTGTTGTGGTTGGGATCTTGAGGCATTGCTAAATGAAGGCTTTAAAGGGGCAAGTGGAAAGATAGAGTCTTCACCTGCTAAGCATCTTCAATCTTTTTTAGGACAGATTGTTAACTGGTTGTATACATTGCAAGGTGAAGCAGCAGGAGCTCAGGCAGTTAGCTCATTAGATACATATGTGGCTCCATTTATATATTATGATGGCTTAGATTATGATGATGTAAAAAAGGCAGTTCAAAGCTTTGTATTTAATTTAAATATACCTACGAGAGTTGGCTTTCAAACACCTTTTACAAATATAACATTAGATATTACGCCACACCCTATGTTAAAAAACATGGAGGTTATCATTGGTGGCAAGAGAATGGATAAAACCTATGGAGAATTCCAAAAAGAAATGGATATGTTTAATAAGGCTTATTGTGAGGTTATGATGGAGGGTGATGGTGCAGGCAGAAGCTTTAGCTTTCCCATACCTACAATAAATATTACAAAGGATTTTCCATGGGATTCAGAGGTAGCTAATTCCATTATGGAAATGACAAGGAAATTTGGTACTCCATATTTTGCAAACTTTGTAAATAGTGATTTAGATCCTGAAGATGTAAGGAGCATGTGCTGTAGACTTAGACTTGATAACCGTGAGCTAAGAAGAAGAGGTGGAGGCTTATTTGGTGCTAATCCTCTTACTGGCTCTATAAATGTGGTTACTTTAAATATGGGACGTATTGGCTATACAGCAAAATCAGTTGAGGAGTTTAAAAGAAGAGTAAGAGAGCTAATGGAAATATCAAAGGAAATATGTGAAACAAAACGTAAGGTTCTTGAGAGATATATGGATGTAGGTCTATATCCTTATTCTAAGTTTTATCTTCAAGCTATAAAGGATGCTGAAGGAGAATATTTTAAAAATCATTTTAGCACCATAGGCTTAAATGGTATGAATGAGGCTTGTGTCAATTTACTTGGAAAGGATATAACCACAGAAGAAGGAAAAGAATTTGCGATAGACATAATGGAATTCATGAACAGAGTAATTCAAATATTCCAAGAGGAAACAGGAAGCCTTTGGAATCTGGAAGCTTCACCAGCAGAAGGTGCTGCCTATAGATTTGCAAGGATGGATAAGAGAATGTATCCTAAAATATATACTCAAGGTGGAGATGAGCCATATTATACAAACTCTACACAGCTTCCAGTAGACCATACTAAGGATATATTTGAAGCTATTGAACATCAAGATAAGCTTCAAACACTATATACTGGTGGCACAGTATTACATGGATTTATTGGAGAAGAGATTGACAGTCCTGAAACTGTTAAGCTTTTATTAAAAAGAGCCTTTGAAAATAGCAGAATACCATATTTAACTATTACTCCTACTTATAGCATTTGTCCAGACCATGGATACTTAAAAGGAGAACAGTTTACTTGTCCAGAATGTAGCAAGGAAACAGAGGTATGGACTAGGGTTGTAGGCTTCCACAGGCCTGTTCAATCATGGAACAAGGGTAAAAAGGAAGAATATAAGGACAGAGTTGAATTTGATACTGAAGAAAGTTTAAATGACAAAAATTATACTGTAAAGAAAGCTATTTAA
- a CDS encoding anaerobic ribonucleoside-triphosphate reductase activating protein: MEFKGHQKSSFIDYPDKICTVFFTGGCNFRCPYCHNSNLVYNEGEYIAEEFALEYLDKRANFLDAVCISGGEPTLHKGLYDFIKKAKDKGYLVKLDTNGTNPKVLKRLIDDNLVDYIAMDIKAPLPKYYEVVNTNVDINSILESISLIKSSCTDYEFRTTVCKELLTYEDIIEIGEYLKGSNRYYIQNFKDGDTILGGQKKFSSYDLDTLKKIEERLKGYFQIFKIRN; encoded by the coding sequence ATGGAATTTAAAGGACATCAGAAATCTTCATTCATAGATTATCCAGATAAAATATGCACAGTATTTTTCACCGGTGGCTGCAACTTCAGATGTCCATACTGTCATAATTCTAACCTTGTATATAATGAAGGTGAATATATAGCAGAGGAATTTGCTCTTGAGTACCTAGACAAAAGGGCAAATTTCTTGGATGCAGTATGTATATCAGGCGGAGAGCCTACACTTCATAAAGGATTATACGATTTTATAAAAAAAGCTAAGGACAAAGGATATTTAGTAAAGCTAGATACAAATGGAACCAATCCAAAAGTGCTTAAAAGGCTTATAGACGACAATCTAGTAGATTATATTGCAATGGATATTAAGGCACCCTTGCCTAAGTATTATGAAGTAGTAAATACTAATGTAGATATAAATAGCATACTTGAAAGTATCAGTTTAATAAAAAGCTCTTGTACGGATTATGAGTTTAGAACTACTGTATGTAAAGAGCTACTAACATATGAGGATATAATAGAAATAGGAGAATATCTAAAAGGCAGTAATAGATACTACATACAAAATTTTAAGGACGGAGACACAATTCTAGGAGGGCAAAAAAAATTCAGCTCATATGACTTAGATACATTAAAGAAAATAGAAGAAAGGCTCAAGGGATACTTTCAAATATTTAAAATACGAAATTAA
- a CDS encoding YciI family protein: MTEKKKQFIYVLKLVPSLLNEANWTEKEEEIVSRHFSSLQELLNEGKLVLAGRTLNMDEKTFGIVVLEADSEEEAKQIMENDPAVAEGIMLSELFPYRVALMRK, encoded by the coding sequence ATGACAGAAAAAAAGAAACAGTTCATTTATGTATTGAAATTAGTACCAAGCTTACTAAATGAAGCGAATTGGACAGAAAAAGAAGAAGAAATCGTAAGTAGACATTTTAGCAGCCTACAGGAATTGTTAAATGAAGGGAAGCTTGTTTTAGCAGGCAGAACATTAAATATGGACGAAAAAACATTTGGAATTGTTGTATTAGAAGCAGATTCAGAGGAAGAGGCAAAACAAATTATGGAAAATGACCCTGCAGTAGCTGAAGGAATAATGCTATCCGAATTATTTCCTTATAGAGTTGCTCTAATGAGAAAATAA
- a CDS encoding sugar phosphate isomerase/epimerase family protein: protein MADIKIVNMHINNGIHCTLPYKRQWINETYELEFRKLLFESYSELNNLANSLGVILCIENTSNFHIPFIQRALEMLSSFDNFNLTWDVGHDAKANFNEKPVLLRFKDRIKHMHLHDFNNNSDHQPLYTGIIPIDDRLSFAKANNISVVIEVKTSEALKESVNKLRAFIQI, encoded by the coding sequence TTGGCAGATATAAAAATTGTTAATATGCATATTAATAATGGTATTCATTGCACATTACCTTATAAAAGGCAATGGATTAACGAAACATATGAATTAGAGTTTAGAAAATTGCTATTTGAATCCTATTCTGAACTAAATAACTTAGCTAATTCACTAGGTGTAATATTATGTATTGAAAATACGTCTAATTTTCACATTCCTTTCATACAAAGGGCACTTGAAATGTTGAGCTCATTTGATAACTTCAATTTAACCTGGGATGTAGGACATGATGCAAAGGCTAATTTTAACGAGAAGCCTGTTTTATTAAGATTTAAGGATAGGATTAAGCATATGCACCTTCATGACTTTAATAATAATTCAGATCATCAGCCTCTATATACTGGAATAATACCTATAGATGATAGGCTTAGTTTTGCTAAGGCTAACAATATATCTGTTGTTATAGAGGTAAAGACTAGTGAAGCCTTAAAAGAATCTGTAAATAAACTAAGAGCTTTTATACAAATATGA
- a CDS encoding DUF3784 domain-containing protein, with protein MYIVIFVGILMIVLGILIKHFKCYWLISGYNTMSKEKKKNVDTEGLGRFMGNSLFVMGGIFILGSILEYLGIKIGMIASILSLFIIVPYILINSQKYDKNALEPDGSMKKSTKLIVGTIIGVTGIIFIFVALTFIYGAQPPSVDIKDQYISIGGMYASTVYLEDIKEVILLDSIPNIIRKQNGFDLGNILRGKFSLESIGKGRLYINNGKPPYVYLKLKKGYIIINYNNSEKTQDLYNEIKFSING; from the coding sequence ATGTACATTGTAATTTTCGTAGGGATCTTAATGATAGTACTAGGTATTCTGATTAAACACTTTAAATGTTATTGGCTTATATCAGGCTATAATACCATGTCTAAAGAGAAAAAGAAAAATGTTGATACCGAAGGACTAGGCAGATTTATGGGAAACTCATTGTTTGTAATGGGTGGCATATTTATACTAGGTAGTATATTGGAGTATTTAGGCATAAAGATAGGTATGATAGCTTCTATATTATCTTTATTTATTATTGTTCCTTATATATTAATAAATAGTCAAAAATATGATAAAAACGCTTTAGAGCCGGATGGAAGTATGAAAAAAAGTACAAAGCTAATCGTAGGTACTATAATAGGTGTAACTGGGATTATATTTATTTTTGTTGCTCTTACTTTTATATATGGAGCACAGCCGCCAAGCGTTGATATAAAAGACCAGTATATAAGCATTGGTGGTATGTATGCATCTACAGTTTATTTAGAGGATATAAAAGAGGTAATATTATTAGATTCTATACCTAATATTATCAGAAAGCAGAATGGATTTGATTTGGGAAATATATTAAGAGGCAAATTTAGTCTTGAAAGCATTGGAAAAGGAAGATTATATATAAATAATGGAAAGCCACCCTATGTTTATTTAAAGCTGAAAAAGGGGTATATAATAATAAACTATAATAACAGTGAAAAAACCCAGGACCTATATAATGAAATAAAATTCAGTATTAACGGATAA
- a CDS encoding SHOCT domain-containing protein, translated as MCRGFGMGFGFGGGAGLPWMLGMGISRVLVAALVIFLIYKLIKGLNNTSRDSDRALEILNERYVNGEIDDEEYEKMKKRIR; from the coding sequence ATGTGTCGCGGATTTGGAATGGGATTTGGCTTTGGTGGTGGTGCAGGCTTACCTTGGATGTTAGGTATGGGAATATCTAGAGTATTAGTAGCAGCTTTAGTTATATTTCTTATATATAAGCTAATTAAAGGGCTTAATAATACATCAAGAGATTCAGATAGAGCACTAGAAATATTAAATGAAAGATATGTAAATGGAGAAATTGACGACGAGGAATATGAAAAAATGAAGAAAAGAATTAGATAA
- a CDS encoding response regulator transcription factor: MHNTKNILVVDDEAQITEVIKAYLQKENYNVYTAHNGQDAMNIFNRESIDFIVLDLMLPDLSGEEICKRIRVKSTVPILMLTAKAEEEDRVTGLYLGADDYLVKPFSPKELVARIKAIFRRTEKDFIKAEIIEFKDGDLSVDINKMELYKKGVQRELTPTEFKLAATLMQNPSKVFSREELIEKVLGYDYEGYDRTIDTHIKNIRQKIEDENNKYIHTVYGVGYKFVGE, encoded by the coding sequence ATGCACAATACAAAAAATATACTTGTAGTAGATGATGAGGCTCAGATAACAGAGGTAATAAAAGCCTATCTTCAAAAAGAAAATTATAATGTATATACAGCCCATAATGGACAGGATGCAATGAATATATTTAACAGAGAATCTATTGATTTTATAGTCCTTGATTTAATGCTTCCAGATTTGTCAGGCGAGGAGATATGTAAAAGAATAAGAGTTAAATCTACAGTCCCTATTCTTATGCTGACAGCTAAGGCAGAAGAGGAAGATAGGGTTACCGGGCTATATCTAGGGGCAGATGATTATCTTGTAAAGCCTTTTAGTCCAAAAGAGCTCGTAGCTAGGATAAAAGCCATATTTAGAAGAACAGAAAAGGACTTTATAAAAGCAGAAATAATCGAATTTAAAGATGGAGATTTAAGTGTGGATATTAATAAAATGGAATTATATAAAAAAGGAGTGCAAAGAGAGCTTACTCCTACTGAATTTAAGTTAGCTGCTACATTAATGCAAAATCCAAGCAAAGTATTTAGCAGAGAAGAGTTAATAGAAAAGGTATTAGGCTATGACTATGAAGGCTATGATAGGACCATAGATACTCATATTAAAAATATAAGACAAAAGATAGAGGACGAAAATAATAAATATATCCATACTGTTTATGGAGTAGGATATAAGTTTGTAGGTGAATAG
- a CDS encoding sensor histidine kinase produces the protein MKKLKTKIIILMLSVAILSVVLVAVITNLTIFNKFNTYMEEEHADRISDIVKMVEYSYSIDNSWSNKVLRNISNSSLIDNFMIQIINENGNVVFENNVDNSMMRMHNQMMGRMGKRIMRGADNSKISDSNTTVKLQELIVDGKRIGTIEIGYTGNFIVSQREVDFTKGINSSILYASIISIILAIILGLYNSKVMSQPILKITNAANNIREGDLDTKIQIKNDARELIELSEAINHLAQSLKEQQILRKRLTTDISHELRTPLTILLSHIEAFSDGVWQPTKERLSICRDEVIRLKKLVEQLKYITDIENHRVELEIESFNLSELLEGIVESFEYEFQIKSVRLERHIEENIIIEGDMDKVRQIIINLISNALKFTDSEGRVNVALNKDSNKTILEIIDTGIGINEEDIPFVFERFYRSDKSRSRDTGGAGIGLTITKTLVEAHGGKISVASEKEKGSRFTIVFPNI, from the coding sequence ATGAAAAAGCTTAAAACTAAAATTATTATACTAATGCTAAGTGTAGCCATATTATCTGTTGTTCTAGTAGCTGTAATAACTAACTTAACTATATTTAATAAATTTAACACCTATATGGAGGAGGAGCATGCTGACAGAATTAGTGATATTGTTAAAATGGTTGAATACTCCTACTCTATAGATAATAGCTGGTCAAACAAGGTTTTGAGAAACATAAGTAATTCCAGCCTTATAGATAATTTTATGATTCAGATAATAAATGAAAATGGCAATGTTGTTTTTGAAAATAATGTAGACAATAGTATGATGAGAATGCATAATCAAATGATGGGAAGAATGGGCAAAAGAATAATGAGAGGAGCAGATAATAGTAAAATAAGTGATTCTAATACTACAGTTAAATTGCAAGAGCTAATAGTTGATGGTAAGAGAATAGGCACTATTGAAATAGGCTATACTGGAAATTTTATAGTATCTCAAAGAGAAGTCGACTTTACTAAAGGCATAAACAGCTCTATACTGTATGCATCAATCATATCTATTATTTTAGCTATTATTTTAGGGCTATACAACTCAAAAGTAATGTCACAGCCTATACTTAAAATCACTAATGCTGCTAATAATATTAGAGAAGGGGATTTGGATACTAAAATCCAGATTAAAAATGATGCTAGGGAGCTAATAGAGCTATCAGAAGCTATTAACCATTTAGCTCAATCTCTTAAGGAACAGCAGATTTTGAGAAAAAGACTAACTACAGACATATCTCATGAGCTAAGAACACCTTTGACTATATTGCTAAGCCACATTGAAGCCTTTAGTGATGGTGTATGGCAGCCTACTAAAGAAAGATTAAGTATATGTAGAGATGAGGTTATCAGGCTCAAAAAGCTTGTAGAACAGCTAAAATATATAACAGATATTGAAAATCATAGAGTAGAGCTTGAAATAGAAAGCTTTAATCTATCAGAGCTATTAGAGGGGATAGTAGAAAGCTTTGAATATGAGTTCCAAATAAAGAGCGTAAGGCTAGAAAGACATATAGAAGAAAATATAATAATTGAAGGAGACATGGACAAGGTTAGACAAATAATTATAAATCTCATTTCAAACGCCTTAAAATTCACAGACTCAGAAGGAAGGGTCAATGTAGCTCTTAACAAAGACAGTAATAAAACTATACTAGAAATAATAGATACAGGTATTGGAATTAATGAAGAAGATATTCCTTTTGTTTTTGAAAGGTTTTATAGAAGTGACAAGTCAAGAAGCAGAGATACAGGTGGTGCAGGCATTGGACTTACGATAACTAAAACCTTAGTAGAAGCCCATGGAGGAAAAATAAGTGTTGCTAGTGAAAAGGAAAAGGGCAGCAGGTTTACAATTGTTTTTCCTAATATATAA
- a CDS encoding tetratricopeptide repeat protein gives MRQRLKKINRRNNYVILAENFLDEDNKEKALQFFKKALKFKGEEFETIDILFYIALLYDEIGFKEKAFETYNSILRLNPNEAGAYYGIAIIYDERGEKGKALRNYLKAIQLDPEYDRAYFYAGNIYDEEGDKEKAIEYYKKVIELTPDDYMAYNNLGSIYEEIKEYQKAFEMIEKSIEIEDGYYRSLFNMGVIQKHLGNIERAIDYYKRSIEAYSGYPYAYLNISAIYIEEKKYKEAIRILTEGIEKNPDAGFLYYNRACCNINLKNIDIAITDLIKAKELYPDFIEMVKSDKDLKVIRENKRYRFLLED, from the coding sequence ATGAGGCAAAGACTTAAAAAAATTAATCGCAGAAATAATTATGTAATTTTAGCAGAAAATTTTCTTGATGAAGATAATAAGGAAAAGGCCTTACAATTTTTCAAGAAAGCATTAAAATTTAAGGGTGAAGAGTTTGAAACTATAGATATTTTGTTTTATATAGCTCTTTTATATGATGAAATTGGCTTTAAGGAAAAGGCCTTTGAAACATATAATAGTATACTTAGATTAAATCCTAATGAGGCGGGAGCATATTATGGCATTGCTATAATATACGATGAAAGAGGAGAAAAGGGAAAGGCACTAAGAAATTACCTAAAGGCTATTCAGTTAGATCCAGAATATGATAGGGCATATTTTTATGCAGGGAATATATATGACGAAGAAGGAGACAAAGAAAAAGCCATTGAGTATTATAAAAAGGTTATTGAACTAACACCAGATGATTATATGGCATACAATAATCTAGGCTCTATATATGAAGAAATCAAGGAGTACCAAAAAGCATTTGAAATGATTGAAAAAAGTATAGAAATAGAAGATGGATATTACAGATCCTTATTTAATATGGGTGTAATTCAAAAGCATTTAGGAAACATTGAAAGGGCAATTGATTATTATAAAAGGTCTATAGAAGCCTATAGTGGCTACCCATATGCTTATTTAAATATTTCAGCAATATATATAGAAGAGAAAAAATATAAAGAAGCCATAAGGATACTTACGGAAGGAATAGAAAAAAATCCTGATGCAGGCTTTCTATATTACAACAGGGCTTGCTGCAATATAAATTTAAAAAATATTGACATAGCAATTACTGACTTAATCAAAGCAAAGGAGCTTTATCCAGATTTTATTGAAATGGTAAAGTCAGATAAAGATCTTAAGGTTATAAGAGAAAATAAAAGATATAGATTTCTTTTGGAGGATTAA
- a CDS encoding 2-keto-4-pentenoate hydratase, producing the protein MDEKLIKDCALEIYNAEKNCSPMGALTDRFSDITIEDAYKIQMAVVDLKLKDGEKIIGKKIGLTNKAIREQIGVHEPDYGIITSSGFVGDGGELDSTTLIAPRIEPEIAFVLKSDLTVDMYPVNNMDIINATLGICPALEVVDSRVKDWKIKIQDTISDSASYARIVLGNRITPLDGLDLRVIGMASYVNGELVTHGSSANVMGNPIEAVTWLTNKLLKYGVELKAGEIILSGSFTPVFSIKKGDSVLAIFDRLGEVSVRVI; encoded by the coding sequence ATGGATGAAAAGCTTATTAAAGATTGTGCCTTGGAAATATATAATGCTGAAAAAAATTGTAGTCCTATGGGAGCGCTGACAGACAGGTTTTCAGACATTACAATTGAGGATGCCTATAAGATTCAAATGGCTGTTGTCGATTTAAAGCTTAAAGACGGAGAAAAGATTATTGGAAAGAAGATAGGTTTAACAAATAAAGCCATTAGAGAGCAGATAGGAGTACATGAACCAGACTATGGAATCATAACATCTTCAGGATTTGTTGGAGATGGGGGAGAGCTTGACTCTACAACACTGATTGCTCCAAGAATCGAACCTGAGATAGCATTTGTTTTAAAATCAGATTTAACTGTAGATATGTACCCTGTAAATAACATGGATATAATTAATGCTACTCTAGGAATTTGTCCTGCACTTGAAGTCGTAGATAGTAGAGTAAAGGATTGGAAGATAAAGATACAAGATACAATTAGCGACAGTGCTTCCTATGCAAGAATAGTTCTTGGCAATAGAATAACACCACTAGATGGCCTGGACTTAAGAGTAATAGGCATGGCTTCTTATGTAAATGGAGAGCTAGTTACACATGGTTCTAGTGCAAATGTAATGGGGAATCCAATTGAAGCTGTTACATGGCTAACTAATAAATTATTGAAATATGGGGTTGAATTAAAAGCAGGTGAAATTATACTGTCAGGCTCCTTCACACCAGTGTTCTCTATAAAAAAAGGTGATAGTGTGTTAGCTATATTTGACCGTCTTGGCGAAGTGTCTGTAAGAGTGATATGA